From Carassius gibelio isolate Cgi1373 ecotype wild population from Czech Republic chromosome B23, carGib1.2-hapl.c, whole genome shotgun sequence, the proteins below share one genomic window:
- the flnb gene encoding filamin-B isoform X5, which produces MMGDFKYSVTAAAINLADDAPWKKIQKNTFTRWCNEHLKSVELQISDLKFDLSDGLILISLLEVLSHKRMFRKYHTRPTFRQLKLDNVSVALEFLDHEKVRLVSIDSKAIVDGNLKLILGLVWTLIQHYSISTPVWEDEANESVSKLTPEMRLLGWIQNKVPELPITNFSQDWQDGKALGALVDGLAPGLCPDWESWDTVHRVSNTKEAMQQADDWLGVPQLIAPEEILDPAVDEQSVMTYLSLFPKARLKPGAPLKPKKVPKPKACRATGRGLQSKGIRVGQLAQFKVDTHKAGPGNLEVNIRDPNGKEVAVTQKDTHEGVYTFEYTPTATGDHTVEITWVGQHIAKSPFKVNVGSKAGPQKIRAWGPGLEGGTVGLSADFLVESVGADSGMLGFAIEGPSKAKIECDDRNDGSCLVRFWSTEAGEYAVHVMCDDEEIQDSPFMTSIRPKRKDFHPEKVTVEGPGVSQTGCIVNLQTKFTVDTRRAGEGELKVYAQRADGECVDVIVASEQSGVFVCSYIPSSLSKHTIAVAWGGVMVPGSPFIVTPRKIKITPCSPVWFKPDGSEVYYSDDEMDLDEDFPENVRPGGHGELVMNIISPSNIQADASKVRAHGPGLKEGFVGEQAEFIIDTSRAGSGRLAIRVDGPCEVTLQCLDNQDGTCTVFYLPKEHGMYKINVLFDNSHITGSPFQPVIKKPIDPSKVLATDLDLLQGRVGEPCIVNINCPMAGSGAPSVQAVSDSGVIVQTEVKENEDGTYTAVYVPLTGGVYTLLLKYGEKEVPFRKVMVNPKAYKSHVKVSRRGEKTPIGVVASDWETDTCQVVANGLGLQKGLTGHPNVFRVNASRSSVGDLDITVEGPSECQVTCEDSDEGIYNVEYTPSVPGDYKVTITCGENHIPGSPFIASVKDVSSTVDSGVCLQSGICVSSNTDTHGTEVPEIKYSGQGIYRSSPPPSVEDTDSFIDPQRPCGSSSPIQFQTLPSRERNTENPSACGGDMAEVIVPGFKGGICGKTPQSFTIDCSSSGETPETVAVVRPDGSFELLEVTDSGDGTYTVVYLPTMDGCHLLMVKFTNDESFNRHFKFEVLPIDDTAQVDVSGPGLTSGVCAWRPQTFTVDCTCTRKVPQFVAIMTPDGLTETIEVEDNGDWTYTVNYTPSMEGLHSLMVKYAEDHSFCSPFHFHVLPVPNSDDKHCGGKGFRNGTAVLELGLEAQVCVNTPQTFTINGSSTGEPPETVAVVTPDGTIKLLNAKDNGDDTYLVSYSSSAEGSHSIMVKYTNDDSFRSLLRFHAIPSHSGSSVKDVLNKEEGWSQEESVHAKAPQILANGCSVEPETVATMTANAPNRSIELADVMENKDRTCSPDMEGCNSVMDKYINEETLRSISEIPEDFTVGHTEPKICAPIPQSFKIGCSKSGKPPECALMISPNGKTELTEVKENADGTYSVKYSPNIEGLHSLMVKYVDDESYCNALRFHVLPVKDQHVSNATEVCGGQLKGDICAQTPRTFTTCCKTSEAPEIDPMKADGSTKLVKGLNNENKINAVNHTSSAEGLHSSAIRDPSEEDFQNHQLPSSCKPQGFQNKVEGRNVIPLGAINQAGFLSCDIVLPSDLSEGEITGEVITPSGKTAQPSVIDNKDGTIMLKFDPSEEGLHQLLIKSSRNDLPGELDITIEGPSEADVCCLDNEDGSCTVSYFPTEPGDYEIQIQNDDVPIRGSPFKSRIADGNVRRSQVKLGSAANFTLDITEDDISQLSASIMSPAGNNVPCLLRTQPDSHLGVSFIPRETGEHLVSIMKDGEHVSKSPISLSISQAEMGDSSKVKAFGPGLHTGHTFCTSEFVVDTWDAGYGGLTVVIEGPSKVDVHTEELEHGTCNISYCPIKAGNYKISIKFSDEHIPGSPFTAVVTDRGLMRENITYNQKATHIASIGSECSLAFKVPGTDAEMLSAYVHEPSGRPGEAVVVATGSDTYAVSFLAKEMGVYNVTVNIQDQTIPGWPLQYTVGPLGQGGCEKVQVWGQGLQKALASVPADFNIWSREAGAGTLSVSVEGPGKIELHFDDQLDGSCIVSYTAQEPGDYEVSVMFDEEHVSQSPFYVSVSAATDKNLTQGQNGSAIDHNQMCNSSEGPSLSDMEINTTSDSSAEPVFLSDASKVICHGPGLSKGFLGRKNTFYVDCSKAGRNLLFVGMHGPTVPCERVSIIHVGGHQYRINYAVKERGKYILAVKWGDEHIPGSPFHITVL; this is translated from the exons ATGATGGGTGATTTTAAATATAGTGTTACTGCAGCTGCAATCAACCTGGCAGATGATGCACCATGGAAGAAGATCCAGAAAAACACCTTCACGCGCTGGTGCAACGAACACCTGAAGTCTGTGGAGCTGCAGATCAGCGATCTCAAGTTCGATCTGAGCGATGGCCTCATCCTTATCTCACTGCTGGAGGTACTGAGCCATAAGAGGATGTTTAGAAAGTACCACACGCGACCAACCTTCAGACAGCTCAAGCTAGACAATGTTTCGGTGGCTCTGGAGTTTTTGGATCATGAAAAAGTGAGGTTGGTGTCTATAG ACAGTAAGGCCATAGTGGACGGGAACTTGAAGCTGATCCTGGGTCTAGTCTGGACCCTGATACAGCATTACTCCATCTCCACCCCAGTGTGGGAGGATGAGGCAAACGAATCAGTCTCCAAACTGACTCCAGAGATGAGGCTTCTGGGATGGATCCAAAACAAAGTCCCTGAGCTGCCCATAACTAACTTCAGCCAGGACTGGCAGGATGGCAAGGCCCTCGGTGCATTAGTGGATGGACTGGCACCAG GCTTGTGTCCTGACTGGGAGAGTTGGGACACAGTGCATCGGGTGAGTAACACTAAAGAAGCCATGCAGCAAGCTGATGATTGGCTTGGCGTTCCACAG CTCATAGCCCCAGAGGAGATTCTTGATCCAGCTGTGGATGAGCAGTCAGTGATGACATACCTCTCACTTTTCCCCAAAGCCAGACTGAAACCTGGAGCTCCACTCAAGCCAAAGAAAG tgcctaAACCCAAAGCCTGTCGTGCCACAGGACGGGGACTGCAGTCCAAAGGCATAAGAGTAGGTCAGCTGGCCCAGTTTAAGGTGGACACCCACAAAGCTGGGCCTGGAAATCTGGAGGTCAATATTAGAGACCCCA ATGGCAAGGAAGTGGCTGTTACTCAGAAGGACACACATGAAGGTGTATATACCTTTGAATATACACCCACTGCTACAGGAGATCACACAGTGGAGATCACTTGGGTTGGTCAGCACATTGCCAAGAG CCCATTTAAAGTCAATGTTGGTTCAAAAGCTGGGCCACAGAAGATCCGGGCATGGGGACCAGGACTGGAGGGAGGGACTGTGGGTTTGTCAGCTGATTTCTTAGTGGAATCCGTTGGTGCAGATTCGGGCATGCTGG GTTTTGCCATTGAAGGTCCATCTAAGGCAAAGATTGAGTGTGATGACCGTAATGATGGCTCCTGCCTTGTGCGGTTCTGGTCAACTGAGGCCGGTGAGTATGCTGTACACGTAATGTGTGACGATGAAGAAATCCAGGACAGTCCCTTCATGACCTCCATCAGACCTAAGAGAAAAGACTTCCACCCTGAAAAG GTGACAGTAGAAGGACCAGGTGTTTCCCAAACCGGCTGCATAGTGAACCTTCAAACCAAATTCACAGTAGATACCAGGCGAGCTGGTGAAGGAGAACTTAAAGTTTATGCTCAG AGAGCAGATGGAGAGTGTGTAGATGTCATTGTTGCTTCTGAACAATCTGGTGTCTTTGTCTGCTCCTACATCCCGTCATCTCTCTCCAAACACACCATTGCTGTGGCTTGGGGAGGAGTCATGGTTCCCGGGAGTCCTTTCATT GTGACACCTCGCAAGATTAAGATTACACCTTGTAGCCCAGTCTGGTTTAAACCAGATGGCTCGGAAGTGTATTACTCTG ATGACGAGATGGACCTTGATGAAGACTTCCCAGAGAACGTACGGCCTGGAGGCCATGGAGAGCTTGTTATGAACATAATCAGCCCATCAAACATCCAAGCCGATGCCTCAAAG GTAAGAGCTCATGGTCCAGGCCTAAAAGAAGGTTTTGTTGGAGAACAGGCTGAGTTCATCATTGACACAAGCAGAGCAGGCAGTGGAAGACTTGCCATAAGAGTGGATGGACCCTGTGAAGTTACTCTCCAATGTCTGGACAATCAAGATGGCACTTGTACAGTGTTTTACCTTCCCAAAGAGCATGggatgtataaaataaatgtccTTTTTGACAACTCTCACATAACTGGCTCTCCATTCCAGCCTGTTATAAAGAAGCCGATTGACCCCTCTAAGGTTTTGGCTACAGACCTTGATCTGCTACAGGGGAGAGTCGGTGAACCTTGCATTGTAAATATAAACTGCCCAATGGCAGGATCTGGAGCTCCATCTGTGCAGGCTGTCTCCGACTCAGGAGTCATTGTCCAAACAGAAGTGAAGGAGAATGAAGACGGCACCTACACAGCGGTTTATGTGCCTCTAACTGGAGGCGTATATACGCTGCTTCTGAAATATGGAGAAAAGGAGGTGCCCTTTCGTAAAGTTATGGTTAATCCAAAGGCCTACAAAAGCCATGTAAAAGTGAGCAGACGAGGTGAAAAGACCCCTATAG GCGTTGTGGCTAGTGATTGGGAAACTGATACATGTCAAGTTGTTGCAAATGGTTTGGGTCTCCAAAAGGGCCTGACTGGACATCCTAATGTGTTTCGTGTAAATGCCAG CAGATCTTCAGTTGGTGATTTGGACATAACAGTGGAGGGTCCGTCTGAGTGTCAGGTGACATGTGAAGACAGCGatgaaggcatttataatgtGGAATATACTCCTTCAGTGCCTGGTGACTATAAGGTCACCATTACCTGTGGAGAGAACCACATTCCAG GAAGTCCATTTATTGCATCAGTGAAGGATGTTTCAAGTACTGTGGACTCTGGAGTCTGTCTGCAGTCAGGGATCTGTGTATCTTCAAATACCGATACCCATG GTACTGAAGTGCCAGAAATCAAATACAGCGGACAAGGGATTTACAGGTCAAGTCCACCTCCATCAGTGGAAGACACAGATTCCTTCATAGATCCTCAGAGACCTTGTGGAAGCAGCAG TCCCATCCAGTTCCAAACACTGCCTAGCCGTGAGCGTAATACAGAGAATCCCTCAGCTTGTGGTGGGGATATGGCAGAGGTGATTGTTCCTGGTTTTAAAGGTGGAATCTGTGGTAAAACCCCTCAAAGTTTTACGATTGACTGTAGTAGCAGTGGAGAAACACCAGAGACTGTTGCTGTGGTGAGACCCGATG GTTCCTTCGAGCTTCTGGAGGTGACAGACAGTGGAGATGGCACTTATACTGTTGTCTATTTGCCCACCATGGATGGCTGTCATTTGTTAATGGTGAAATTCACAAATGATGAGAGCTTTAATCG acaTTTCAAGTTTGAAGTGTTGCCAATAGATGACACTGCTCAAGTTGATGTATCAGGTCCAGGTCTGACATCAGGGGTGTGTGCCTGGCGTCCTCAAACATTTACTGTCGACTGCACCTGCACAAGAAAAGTCCCACAGTTTGTTGCCATAATGACACCAGATG GCTTGACTGAGACGATAGAGGTTGAAGACAATGGCGATTGGACATACACTGTAAACTACACTCCTTCAATGGAAGGCCTTCATTCTCTGATGGTCAAATATGCTGAAGACCATTCCTTTTGCAG TCCTTTCCACTTTCATGTGTTGCCTGTGCCTAATTCTGATGATAAACACTGTGGAGGTAAAGGCTTTAGGAATGGTACTGCAGTTTTGGAATTGGGCTTAGAGGCACAAGTGTGTGTAAACACTCCTCAGACCTTCACAATCAATGGCAGTAGCACTGGAGAGCCGCCAGAGACTGTAGCTGTTGTTACACCTGATG GAACAATCAAGCTATTAAATGCAAAAGACAATGGAGATGACACATACTTGGTGTCATACTCCTCTTCTGCTGAAGGATCTCACTCAATTATGGTCAAATATACCAATGATGATTCCTTTAGAAG TCTTCTCAGGTTTCATGCAATACCTTCTCACTCTGGTAGCAGTGTTAAAGATGTCTTAAACAAAGAGGAAGGTTGGAGTCAGGAGGAAAGTGTCCACGCTAAAGCTCCTCAGATACTTGCTAATGGCTGCAGTGTGGAACCAGAGACTGTCGCCACAATGACCGCTAATGCTCCCAACC GTTCAATCGAACTTGCAGATGTGATGGAAAACAAGGACAGAACTTGTTCACCGGATATGGAGGGCTGTAATTCTGTTATGGATAAATACATCAATGAAGAGACTTTAAGAAG CATCTCTGAGATCCCGGAAGACTTTACAGTTGGACATACAGAACCAAAGATTTGTGCTCCAATCCCTCAGTCGTTCAAAATCGGCTGCAGTAAATCTGGGAAGCCCCCTGAGTGTGCGCTGATGATCTCCCCCAACG GAAAGACTGAACTGACAGAGGTTAAAGAAAACGCAGATGGGACTTACTCCGTTAAATATTCTCCAAACATAGAAGGTCTTCATTCCTTGATGGTCAAATATGTTGATGATGAGTCATATTGCAA TGCTCTGAGATTCCATGTCCTGCCTGTAAAGGATCAACATGTATCCAATGCAACTGAGGTTTGTGGCGGACAATTAAAGGGAGATATCTGTGCTCAAACTCCTCGGACTTTCACAACTTGCTGCAAGACTAGCGAGGCCCCGGAGATTGACCCTATGAAAGCCGATG GCAGTACAAAACTTGTTAAAGGGTTAAATAATGAGAACAAGATCAATGCTGTAAATCACACATCCTCTGCTGAAGGCTTGCACTCCTCCGCTATCAGAGATCCCAGTGAGGAGGATTTTCAAAA TCACCAGCTGCCGTCATCATGCAAACCTCAAGGTTTTCAAAACAAG GTTGAGGGCAGAAATGTAATTCCTCTTGGAGCCATTAATCAAGCAGGGTTTCTATCATGTGATATAGTGCTGCCATCAGACTTAAGTGAAGGTGAAATTACAG GTGAGGTGATCACGCCGTCTGGAAAGACAGCACAGCCCAGCGTGATTGATAACAAAGACGGCACCATCATGCTAAAGTTTGATCCTTCAGAAGAGGGTCTTCACCAGCTACTTATTAAATCATCCAGAAATGATCTACCAG GTGAGCTGGACATCACAATTGAGGGTCCGTCTGAGGCAGATGTGTGCTGCTTGGACAATGAAGATGGCTCTTGTACTGTGAGTTACTTCCCAACTGAGCCTGGAGATTATGAGATCCAGATACAAAATGATGACGTGCCTATCCGAGGTAGTCCCTTCAAGTCCAGAATTGCCG ATGGAAATGTGAGAAGGTCACAGGTAAAACTGGGCAGTGCGGCTAACTTTACCCTGGACATCACTGAAGACGATATAAGCCAGCTCTCAGCCAGCATCATGTCACCCGCAGGCAATAATGTTCCCTGTTTGCTGAGAACACAACCTGACAGCCATCTGG GTGTATCATTCATCCCCAGAGAAACTGGTGAGCATCTGGTCAGCATCATGAAGGACGGTGAGCATGTGAGCAAAAGTCCCATCTCGCTTTCCATCAGTCAGGCGGAGATGGGAGATAGCAGCAAGGTGAAAGCCTTCGGCCCCGGCTTACATACAGGGCACACCTTCTGCACATCTGAATTTGTGGTTGACACTTGGGATGCAG GATATGGTGGGCTAACAGTTGTAATTGAGGGTCCCAGTAAGGTAGATGTTCACACTGAAGAGCTGGAGCACGGAACATGCAATATATCGTACTGCCCAATCAAGGCTGGGAATTACAAAATCTCCATTAAATTCTCTGATGAACACATTCCAG GGAGTCCTTTTACGGCTGTGGTGACAGACCGTGGGCTTATGAGAGAGAACATCACCTACAACCAGAAAGCCACTCATATTGCCAGCATTGGGAGTGAATGCAGCTTAGCCTTCAAAGTCCCAG GTACTGATGCTGAGATGCTGTCTGCTTATGTGCATGAGCCCTCGGGACGTCCAGGAGAGGCAGTTGTTGTTGCCACAGGCAGTGACACCTATGCAGTGAGCTTTCTAGCTAAAGAGATGGGAGTTTATAATGTGACTGTAAATATCCAAGATCAGACAATCCCTGGCTGGCCACTGCAGTACACCGTCGGCCCACTTGGACAGGGAGGATGTGAAAAGGTCCAGGTGTGGGGGCAAGGCCTTCAAAAAGCTTTAGCAAGTGTTCCAG ctgACTTTAATATTTGGTCCCGTGAGGCCGGAGCAGGAACTCTGTCTGTCTCAGTAGAGGGTCCTGGAAAGATTGAGCTCCACTTCGACGATCAGCTGGATGGTTCTTGCATTGTGTCCTACACGGCTCAAGAGCCTG GTGACTATGAGGTTTCAGTCATGTTTGATGAGGAGCATGTTTCTCAAAGCCCTTTCTATGTGTCTGTCAGTGCTGCCACAGATAAGAATCTCACGCAAGGACAAAATGGCTCTG CTATCGATCATAATCAGATGTGTAACAGTTCTGAGGGACCCTCTCTGTCAGACATGGAGATAAACACAACATCTGACAGCAGTGCTGAGCCAGTTTTCCTGTCTGATGCTAGTAAAGTCATCTGCCATGGCCCAGGCCTGAGTAAGGGCTTTCTAGGACGCAAAAACACTTTTTATGTGGACTGCAGTAAAGCTG GACGAAACCTTCTCTTTGTGGGTATGCATGGCCCCACCGTCCCCTGCGAGCGGGTGTCAATCATTCACGTGGGCGGACATCAGTACAGGATCAACTATGCTGtgaaagaaagaggaaaataCATATTAGCAGTGAAGTGGGGAGATGAACACATCCCTGGATCTCCATTCCATATTACTGTTCTGTGA